The following coding sequences lie in one Kribbella sp. NBC_00709 genomic window:
- a CDS encoding MFS transporter, translating into MDLSAYRDLWKTHGVVALLASALVARMPVLATMVPLAFLAKDAAGNFGWAGVVAGAYSVGTAVASVVWSRMADRKGARKVVIGTGMAWGLWMAVLALMPYSWYRLLPIAAVLAGVFVSPVTSALRANWPRIVHGSRLRAVYSLDATAQELLFVFGPMLGAVMVSFASPRAGLLACAVTAAAAIWWFGMNQRTDVPHDESAGPRPTAWQLIFHSHRTPILLAWACLVMGFASMSLGMVAVADEHGNRLIAGILETVAAVGSVTGGVINGALPGGRTSAVWRRMLVFAVLVALCIFAVSSVVALAVAMFATGCMIAPTVAALYERVGALTPTAAHTEIFGWTQSGGMVGSAIGSAVAGAVVEAFGVRYAWVLTAGLAVLATLSLLRVPPHRPADTSAVEGTAVAA; encoded by the coding sequence ATGGACCTGTCGGCGTACCGCGATCTCTGGAAGACCCATGGCGTGGTGGCGCTGCTGGCCTCGGCGCTGGTCGCGCGGATGCCGGTGCTGGCGACGATGGTCCCGTTGGCGTTCCTGGCGAAGGACGCCGCAGGCAACTTCGGCTGGGCCGGTGTGGTCGCGGGCGCCTACTCGGTCGGTACTGCGGTCGCCAGCGTGGTCTGGTCGCGCATGGCCGACCGTAAGGGTGCGCGGAAGGTCGTGATCGGCACCGGGATGGCCTGGGGGCTGTGGATGGCAGTGCTCGCCCTGATGCCCTACAGCTGGTACCGGCTGCTCCCGATCGCCGCTGTGCTGGCCGGTGTGTTCGTCTCGCCGGTCACCTCGGCACTCCGCGCCAACTGGCCGCGAATTGTGCACGGTTCCCGTCTACGGGCGGTCTACTCGCTGGATGCCACTGCGCAGGAGCTCCTGTTCGTCTTCGGCCCGATGCTCGGCGCGGTGATGGTCAGCTTCGCCAGTCCGCGCGCCGGCCTGCTGGCGTGTGCAGTCACGGCGGCGGCCGCGATCTGGTGGTTCGGCATGAACCAGCGGACCGACGTACCCCACGACGAGTCGGCCGGACCGCGTCCTACTGCCTGGCAGCTGATCTTCCATTCGCACCGTACGCCGATCCTGCTGGCCTGGGCGTGTCTGGTGATGGGGTTCGCGTCGATGTCGCTCGGCATGGTCGCCGTCGCCGACGAGCACGGCAACCGGCTGATCGCGGGCATCCTCGAGACGGTAGCGGCGGTGGGGAGTGTGACCGGTGGTGTCATCAACGGTGCGCTGCCCGGCGGCCGTACGTCGGCAGTGTGGCGGCGGATGCTGGTGTTCGCCGTGCTGGTCGCCCTCTGCATCTTCGCTGTGTCGTCCGTCGTCGCACTGGCGGTGGCGATGTTCGCGACCGGCTGCATGATCGCGCCGACGGTTGCCGCCCTGTACGAGCGTGTCGGGGCGCTGACGCCAACAGCCGCGCACACCGAGATCTTCGGCTGGACGCAGAGCGGCGGGATGGTCGGGTCCGCGATCGGCTCTGCCGTCGCCGGTGCGGTGGTCGAAGCGTTCGGCGTTCGCTACGCGTGGGTCCTGACGGCCGGCCTCGCCGTACTGGCGACCCTGTCCCTGCTCCGCGTACCGCCCCATCGGCCGGCGGACACCAGCGCCGTCGAGGGTACGGCGGTCGCGGCGTAG
- a CDS encoding serine/threonine-protein kinase, producing the protein MTTHPQDPAVVGSFAIQGRLGRGAMGAVYLARSPGGRLVAVKVVRDELAGDSAFRARFAREIDAARKVSGAFTAAVVDADPDADRPWLATEYLPGPTLQKAIETSGPLAPAGVQALASGLAEALMAIHASGVVHRDLKPSNIVLTGNGPRVIDFGIARALEEASLTATGMVIGTPGYLSPEQITGTGIGPGSDLFALGAVLVFAASGRGPFATGSPASMLHRIVNEQPRIPPLPGPLHDVVRRCLARDPAQRPTPMEILHLLGSPAPTALLNPPTIPLPPPAPTRVLPHPQTQRHPQTQGRPRTQASPQPQLVGASFATSRARPAVFAAITTFVGLGFIPSDPRVQAHPALATLYGLISLTAFYFAIRHWILVLRPKVVLRLSPQGLTVIRAYREATIPWYGVSRLHVGGDSKRPWLIAWLEPPYQNQLPVSHRRHHGGLRIYPIAHGATHTHRRTQVNELRAALNWYAGHLHDNSY; encoded by the coding sequence ATGACAACGCATCCACAGGATCCGGCGGTGGTCGGGTCGTTCGCGATCCAGGGCCGGCTCGGCCGTGGCGCGATGGGTGCGGTCTATCTCGCGCGGTCGCCGGGCGGCCGGCTGGTCGCTGTGAAGGTGGTGCGCGACGAACTCGCCGGTGACTCGGCCTTCCGGGCCCGGTTCGCCCGCGAGATCGACGCCGCGCGGAAGGTGAGTGGCGCGTTCACGGCGGCGGTCGTCGACGCCGATCCGGATGCGGATCGGCCGTGGCTGGCGACGGAGTACCTGCCGGGACCGACGCTGCAGAAGGCGATCGAAACATCCGGGCCGTTGGCGCCGGCCGGGGTGCAGGCGCTTGCGAGTGGGTTGGCCGAGGCGCTGATGGCGATCCACGCGAGCGGGGTCGTCCATCGCGATCTCAAGCCGTCGAACATCGTGCTGACCGGCAACGGTCCGCGGGTGATCGATTTCGGCATCGCGCGGGCGCTGGAGGAGGCGAGTCTGACGGCGACCGGGATGGTGATCGGTACGCCGGGGTACCTGTCGCCGGAGCAGATCACCGGGACGGGGATCGGGCCGGGCAGTGATCTGTTCGCGCTCGGTGCGGTGCTGGTGTTCGCGGCGTCGGGGCGGGGGCCGTTCGCGACCGGGAGCCCGGCGTCGATGCTGCACCGGATCGTCAACGAGCAACCGCGCATCCCGCCGCTGCCGGGTCCGCTGCACGACGTCGTACGCCGGTGCCTCGCCCGCGATCCCGCCCAGCGCCCGACACCGATGGAAATCCTGCACCTGCTCGGATCGCCCGCCCCCACAGCCCTCCTGAACCCGCCCACGATCCCGCTGCCACCGCCAGCCCCGACAAGAGTCCTGCCGCACCCACAAACCCAACGTCATCCACAAACCCAAGGCCGCCCGCGAACCCAAGCCAGCCCACAGCCCCAGCTCGTCGGTGCGAGTTTCGCGACCAGCCGGGCGCGTCCGGCGGTCTTCGCGGCGATCACCACGTTCGTCGGTCTCGGATTCATCCCGTCCGACCCCCGTGTCCAAGCCCACCCCGCCCTCGCGACCCTCTACGGCCTGATCTCCCTCACCGCCTTCTACTTCGCGATCCGCCACTGGATCCTGGTACTCAGGCCAAAAGTCGTCCTTCGCCTGTCTCCACAGGGATTGACGGTCATCCGCGCGTACCGCGAAGCCACCATCCCCTGGTACGGCGTCAGCCGGCTCCACGTCGGCGGGGACAGCAAACGCCCCTGGCTGATCGCCTGGCTCGAACCGCCGTACCAGAACCAGCTCCCGGTGTCCCACCGCCGCCACCACGGCGGTCTGCGCATCTACCCGATCGCCCACGGCGCAACCCACACCCACCGCCGGACCCAGGTCAACGAACTCCGCGCCGCCCTCAACTGGTACGCGGGCCATCTCCACGACAATTCCTACTGA
- a CDS encoding GNAT family N-acetyltransferase, with protein MNIRAATAADSAAISQLLTESWGSHIAVAHGVAYDATTLPAIVAEEDVRLVGLLTYNLKDQELEVVTIDAPTQHRGVGTALLDAATEVARAAGAHRLWLITTNDNLDALRFYQRRGLRIVDVRPGAVDESRKLKPSIPSTGAYGIPLHDELVLELLIGQHRHL; from the coding sequence ATGAACATCCGAGCAGCCACCGCCGCGGACAGCGCCGCGATCAGCCAGCTCCTCACCGAGTCGTGGGGCAGCCACATCGCGGTCGCTCACGGAGTTGCGTACGACGCCACGACGCTGCCCGCCATCGTCGCCGAGGAGGACGTCCGGCTTGTCGGACTGCTGACCTACAACCTGAAGGATCAGGAGCTGGAGGTCGTCACGATCGACGCCCCCACGCAGCACCGTGGCGTCGGTACTGCGCTTCTCGACGCCGCGACCGAGGTCGCCCGCGCAGCCGGCGCCCACCGGCTCTGGCTGATCACCACCAACGACAACCTCGACGCCCTGCGCTTCTACCAGCGCCGCGGCCTGCGCATCGTCGACGTCAGACCCGGCGCCGTCGACGAGTCCCGCAAGCTCAAACCGTCCATCCCAAGCACTGGCGCGTACGGCATCCCCCTCCACGACGAGCTGGTCCTCGAGCTTCTAATCGGGCAGCATCGGCATCTCTAG
- a CDS encoding ArsR/SmtB family transcription factor: MHAFDILGDPVRRRILELLADGELPAGSIAGTIGAEFGISQPAVSQHLRVLRDNGFATVTVDGTRRLYAVDPGPLREIDTWLDRYRKFWINRLDALETELHRGRRKD; the protein is encoded by the coding sequence GTGCACGCGTTCGACATCCTCGGCGATCCGGTCCGGCGCCGGATCCTTGAGCTGCTCGCCGACGGCGAGCTGCCGGCCGGCAGTATTGCCGGCACGATCGGCGCCGAGTTCGGCATCAGCCAGCCGGCCGTGTCGCAGCATCTGCGGGTTCTGCGCGACAACGGGTTCGCCACGGTGACCGTCGACGGCACCCGGCGGCTGTACGCCGTGGACCCCGGCCCGCTGCGCGAGATCGACACCTGGCTGGACCGGTACCGCAAGTTCTGGATCAACCGGCTCGACGCCCTCGAGACCGAGCTGCACCGCGGCCGCCGAAAGGACTGA
- a CDS encoding DUF5063 domain-containing protein, producing MTEPTDIAERALATDNEDLTEFAEQIADQVRSFLISVRDIAAQPDEDGIDEGLASLPYLLLEVSQLLLAGGRLGAFEDFVPEERFESDAGPDPDLDAMRDRLAVLFEGLDEYAEVFDPYAAPPEITVNRLSDDLTAIATDLVHGLAHYEDGRVLEALWWWQFSYVSTWGAAASAVLRAIQSLIAHDRLEPAHDAETEATDRELVEVAEEAVQRR from the coding sequence ATGACTGAACCAACAGATATTGCGGAACGTGCTTTGGCCACCGACAACGAGGACCTGACCGAGTTCGCGGAACAGATCGCCGACCAGGTCCGGAGCTTCCTGATCTCGGTGCGCGACATCGCCGCGCAGCCGGACGAGGACGGGATCGACGAGGGCCTCGCCTCACTGCCGTACCTGCTGCTCGAGGTGAGCCAGCTGCTGCTCGCCGGCGGCCGGCTCGGTGCGTTCGAGGACTTCGTCCCGGAGGAGCGGTTCGAGAGCGACGCCGGCCCGGATCCGGACCTGGACGCGATGCGGGACCGTCTCGCGGTGCTGTTCGAAGGCCTCGACGAGTACGCCGAGGTGTTCGACCCGTACGCCGCTCCGCCGGAGATCACCGTGAACCGGCTCTCCGACGACCTGACCGCGATCGCGACCGACCTCGTGCACGGCCTCGCGCACTACGAGGACGGCCGGGTCCTCGAGGCGCTGTGGTGGTGGCAGTTCTCGTACGTCTCCACGTGGGGCGCCGCGGCGAGCGCCGTACTGCGGGCCATTCAGTCGCTGATCGCGCACGACCGGCTGGAGCCGGCTCACGACGCGGAGACCGAGGCGACCGACCGTGAGCTGGTCGAGGTCGCGGAGGAAGCCGTCCAGCGCCGCTGA
- a CDS encoding YbaB/EbfC family nucleoid-associated protein — MFDGGGAGGFDMSNLLAQAQAMQNQLMEAQADLEGQEIEGSAGGGLVTALVSGTGELLSLNIKKEAVDPDDTETLADLIVAAVRDASENAKQAAAAAMGPLAGGLGGAFGGEGGFPGFGGGAPAGQSAPAGFGLPSVPPAVESGDDGSSEPGDEGRGAQASADDENPGGVGFVNPGSGTGTPGQNPV, encoded by the coding sequence GTGTTCGACGGTGGCGGTGCTGGGGGCTTCGACATGTCCAACCTGCTCGCGCAGGCACAGGCGATGCAGAACCAGCTGATGGAGGCGCAGGCCGACCTGGAGGGTCAGGAGATCGAGGGCTCGGCCGGTGGCGGTCTGGTGACCGCCCTGGTGTCCGGCACGGGCGAGCTGCTCAGCCTGAACATCAAGAAGGAAGCCGTCGACCCGGACGACACCGAGACGCTGGCCGACCTGATCGTCGCCGCAGTGCGCGACGCCTCTGAGAATGCGAAGCAGGCTGCCGCCGCGGCGATGGGTCCGCTGGCCGGTGGGCTGGGCGGCGCGTTCGGTGGCGAGGGTGGTTTCCCGGGCTTCGGCGGCGGAGCACCGGCTGGGCAGTCGGCGCCGGCGGGTTTCGGCCTGCCCAGCGTGCCGCCGGCGGTCGAGTCCGGCGATGACGGCAGCAGTGAGCCGGGTGACGAGGGTCGTGGCGCTCAGGCCAGCGCGGACGACGAGAATCCTGGCGGCGTCGGATTCGTGAACCCGGGCAGCGGGACCGGCACGCCCGGTCAGAACCCGGTCTGA
- the dinB gene encoding DNA polymerase IV translates to MSLGDATILHADLDAFYASVEQRDDPRLRGRPVIVGAGVVLACSYEAKAYGVRTAMNGGQALRRCPGAIIVEPRMSAYSEASKAVFKVFEDTTPLVEGLSIDEAFLDVAGLRKIRGTPLEIARRLRAEVLSRVGLPITVGIARTKFLAKVASGVAKPDGLLEVAPDRELEFLHPLDVSRLWGVGEVTAEKLRSRGLTKVGDVAILPEAALIAMLGRASGRHLHALAHNRDPRPIEVGRRRRSIGSQRALGRSPKSPATLDAVLAGLVDRVTRRLRSAGRSGRTVTLRLRFDDFTRATRSHTLPQATDQTRAILITARALLRTANPLIAAQGLTMIGISVGNLENEAALQLALPFDKAANNELDSALDQVKDKFGTDAITRGILLGKRQGLEMPMLPD, encoded by the coding sequence GTGTCCTTGGGTGATGCGACCATCCTGCATGCCGATCTCGACGCGTTCTACGCGTCGGTCGAGCAGCGGGACGACCCGCGCCTGCGCGGCCGCCCGGTGATCGTCGGCGCCGGCGTGGTGCTCGCCTGCAGCTACGAGGCCAAGGCGTACGGCGTGCGCACGGCGATGAACGGTGGACAGGCGTTGCGCCGCTGCCCCGGCGCGATCATCGTCGAGCCGCGGATGTCGGCGTACTCCGAGGCCAGCAAGGCAGTGTTCAAGGTGTTCGAGGACACGACGCCGCTGGTCGAGGGACTGTCGATCGACGAGGCGTTCCTCGACGTGGCCGGATTGCGGAAGATCCGCGGTACTCCGCTGGAGATCGCGCGACGGCTGCGGGCCGAGGTGCTGTCGCGCGTCGGGCTGCCGATCACGGTCGGGATCGCGCGGACGAAGTTCCTGGCGAAGGTGGCGAGCGGGGTCGCGAAGCCCGATGGGCTGCTCGAGGTCGCGCCGGACCGGGAGCTGGAGTTCCTGCATCCGTTGGATGTTTCGCGGCTGTGGGGCGTCGGCGAGGTGACCGCGGAGAAGTTGCGCAGCCGCGGGCTCACCAAGGTCGGCGACGTCGCGATCCTGCCCGAGGCCGCGTTGATCGCGATGCTCGGGCGGGCGTCCGGGCGGCACCTGCATGCCTTGGCGCACAACCGCGATCCACGACCGATCGAGGTCGGGCGACGGCGCCGGTCGATCGGTTCGCAACGGGCACTGGGCCGTTCACCGAAGTCGCCGGCGACCCTCGACGCTGTGCTGGCCGGCCTGGTGGACCGGGTCACTCGGCGGCTGCGGAGCGCCGGACGCTCCGGCCGGACGGTCACGTTGCGCTTGCGCTTCGACGACTTCACCCGCGCCACCCGATCACACACGTTGCCCCAGGCAACAGATCAGACGCGGGCGATCCTGATCACCGCCCGCGCTCTGCTCCGCACCGCCAACCCGCTGATCGCCGCCCAGGGCCTGACCATGATCGGCATCTCCGTCGGCAACCTGGAGAACGAGGCCGCCCTGCAGCTGGCCCTGCCGTTCGACAAGGCGGCGAACAACGAGCTCGACTCCGCCCTCGATCAGGTCAAGGACAAGTTCGGCACCGACGCGATCACCCGCGGCATCCTGCTCGGCAAGCGGCAAGGGCTAGAGATGCCGATGCTGCCCGATTAG
- the recR gene encoding recombination mediator RecR, with translation MYEGAVQDLIDELGRLPGVGPKSAQRIAFHLLAADETDVRRLAHVLVQVKERVKFCEICGNVAEEVQCRICRDPRRDLSLICVVEEAKDVVAIERTREFRGRYHVLGGAISPIEGIGPDELRIKELLQRLAGGEVMEIILATDPNLEGEATATYLSRLLRPMGLRVTRLASGLPVGGDLEYADEVTLGRAFEGRRSIDD, from the coding sequence GTGTACGAGGGGGCCGTTCAGGATCTCATCGACGAGCTGGGGCGGTTGCCCGGAGTGGGACCGAAGTCCGCGCAGCGTATCGCGTTCCACCTGCTCGCGGCCGACGAGACCGACGTACGGCGGCTTGCGCACGTGCTCGTGCAGGTCAAGGAGAGGGTCAAGTTCTGCGAGATCTGCGGCAACGTCGCGGAGGAAGTGCAGTGCCGGATCTGCCGCGACCCGCGCCGGGACCTGAGCCTGATCTGTGTGGTCGAAGAGGCCAAGGACGTGGTCGCGATCGAGCGCACCCGCGAGTTCCGTGGCCGGTACCACGTGCTCGGCGGGGCGATCTCGCCGATCGAGGGGATCGGGCCCGACGAGCTCCGGATCAAAGAACTGCTCCAGCGACTGGCCGGCGGTGAGGTGATGGAGATCATCCTGGCCACCGATCCGAACCTGGAGGGTGAGGCGACGGCCACCTACCTGAGCCGCTTGCTGCGGCCCATGGGGTTGCGCGTCACCCGTTTGGCTAGTGGACTTCCTGTAGGCGGTGACCTCGAGTACGCCGACGAGGTCACACTCGGACGTGCGTTTGAAGGGCGACGATCGATCGATGACTGA
- a CDS encoding aspartate kinase: MGRVVHKYGGSSVADADCIKRVAQRIVATKKAGNDVVVVISAMGDTTDELMDLAQQVSPLPPPRELDMLLTSGERISAALLAMAIANLGYEARSFTGSQAGVITTSAHGNARIIDITPGRIEEALGEGHIAIVAGFQGVAQDTKDVTTMGRGASDTTAVALAAALEADYCEIYTDVDGIFTADPRIVPAAKHIPKISYEEMLEMAACGAKVLHLRCVEYARRYNVPVHVRSSFSQKEGTWVVDAKELDEMEQAIISGVVQDRNEAKITVVGVPDKPGEAARIFETVAGAETNIDMIVQNVSAVATNRTDISFTLPRVDGARAMSALARMKDEVGYEQLLYDDQIGKVSVVGVGMRSHPGVSAKFFSALADAGVNIEMISTSEIRISVVVDENLVDAAVTAAHTAFDLDDEHTQAVVYGGTGR; this comes from the coding sequence GTGGGACGCGTCGTACACAAGTACGGCGGTTCTTCGGTCGCCGACGCCGATTGCATCAAGCGCGTGGCCCAACGGATCGTCGCGACAAAGAAGGCCGGGAACGACGTCGTGGTGGTCATCTCCGCCATGGGCGACACCACCGACGAACTGATGGACCTGGCCCAGCAGGTCTCTCCGCTGCCCCCGCCGCGCGAGCTGGACATGCTGCTCACCTCGGGTGAGCGGATCTCCGCCGCGCTGCTGGCGATGGCGATCGCCAACCTGGGATACGAAGCCCGCAGCTTCACCGGCTCGCAGGCCGGCGTGATCACGACGTCCGCGCACGGCAACGCGCGCATCATCGACATCACGCCGGGGCGGATCGAGGAAGCCCTGGGTGAGGGCCACATCGCGATCGTGGCCGGTTTTCAGGGCGTCGCCCAGGACACCAAGGACGTCACCACGATGGGCCGCGGCGCGTCCGATACCACCGCGGTGGCGCTGGCCGCCGCCCTCGAGGCGGACTACTGCGAGATCTACACCGACGTGGACGGCATCTTCACCGCGGACCCGCGGATCGTGCCGGCCGCCAAGCACATCCCGAAGATCTCCTACGAGGAGATGCTCGAGATGGCCGCCTGCGGCGCCAAGGTGCTCCACCTGCGTTGCGTCGAGTACGCGCGGCGCTACAACGTCCCCGTCCATGTGCGTTCCTCCTTCTCGCAGAAGGAAGGCACCTGGGTCGTCGATGCGAAGGAACTGGATGAGATGGAACAGGCGATAATCTCCGGCGTGGTCCAGGACCGCAACGAGGCCAAGATCACGGTCGTCGGCGTACCGGACAAGCCCGGTGAGGCGGCCCGGATCTTCGAGACGGTCGCCGGTGCCGAGACCAACATCGACATGATCGTGCAGAACGTCTCGGCGGTCGCCACCAACCGCACCGACATCTCCTTCACGCTGCCCCGCGTCGACGGCGCCCGGGCGATGTCCGCCCTGGCCCGGATGAAGGACGAGGTGGGCTACGAGCAGTTGCTGTACGACGACCAGATCGGCAAGGTCTCGGTCGTCGGCGTCGGAATGCGCTCGCACCCGGGCGTTTCGGCGAAGTTCTTCTCCGCGCTGGCCGACGCCGGCGTGAACATCGAGATGATCTCCACCTCGGAGATCCGGATCTCGGTGGTCGTGGACGAGAACCTGGTGGATGCTGCCGTGACCGCGGCGCACACCGCATTCGATCTGGACGACGAGCACACCCAGGCTGTCGTGTACGGAGGAACTGGACGGTGA
- a CDS encoding dihydrofolate reductase family protein: MRNIVARLCMSEDGIVERPEQWLPDPRPALAELVAGAGTVLLGRKTFDRYAGSLEGLERTRNLVIGSRPVVARPGTEMLQGDTRRVLAALKAVPGDDLHVIGSLSLVRSLLRWRLIDEVSLLIHPVAAGRGMLLDRRSLGLISMCARDGGVLEANYRVRYAATAVPSTALVSAGRWGGTRSRDRVASTARPAVRTHA, encoded by the coding sequence ATGCGGAACATCGTCGCCAGGCTGTGCATGTCCGAAGACGGCATCGTCGAACGGCCGGAACAGTGGCTGCCCGACCCCCGGCCCGCCCTCGCAGAATTGGTCGCCGGAGCCGGCACCGTGCTGCTCGGCCGCAAGACGTTCGACCGGTACGCCGGTTCGCTCGAGGGACTCGAGCGCACCCGGAACCTCGTGATCGGATCCCGTCCGGTGGTCGCCCGCCCCGGCACGGAGATGCTGCAAGGTGACACCCGCCGGGTCCTCGCCGCACTGAAGGCAGTGCCAGGCGACGACCTCCACGTCATCGGCAGCCTGTCGCTGGTCCGCTCGTTGTTGCGGTGGCGACTGATCGACGAGGTCTCGCTGCTCATCCACCCGGTGGCCGCGGGCCGTGGCATGTTGCTGGATCGCCGTTCGCTGGGACTGATCTCGATGTGCGCCCGCGATGGCGGCGTACTCGAGGCGAACTATCGCGTGCGCTACGCCGCGACCGCCGTACCCTCGACGGCGCTGGTGTCCGCCGGCCGATGGGGCGGTACGCGGAGCAGGGACAGGGTCGCCAGTACGGCGAGGCCGGCCGTCAGGACCCACGCGTAG